One Rattus norvegicus strain BN/NHsdMcwi chromosome 20, GRCr8, whole genome shotgun sequence DNA segment encodes these proteins:
- the Mrps18b gene encoding small ribosomal subunit protein mS40 isoform X1 encodes MCDKMAASLRHTLLRLYPSLLRSSYVAQVPLQTLCTRSPPEDASSSLPVSPFENEPWKYLDSEEYQNRYGSRPVWADYRRNHKGGVPPQRTRKTCIRKDKVAGNPCPICRDHKLHVDFRGSV; translated from the exons ATGTGCGACAAGATGGCTGCCTCCTTGCGGCACACGCTGCTAAGGCTGTATCCTTCACTCTTACGAAGTTCCTATGTAGCTCAG GTTCCCCTCCAGACTCTCTGCACCAGAAGCCCACCTGAAGATGCTTCATCCTCACTTCCCGTCTCCCCTTTTGAGAACGAACCTTGGAAATACCTGGATTCAGAAG AATACCAGAACCGCTATGGCTCTCGCCCTGTTTGGGCTGACTACCGCCGCAACCACAAAGGTGGTGTGCCACCACAGCGGACCCGAAAGACATGCATT cgTAAGGATAAAGTGGCTGGGAATCCTTGCCCCATCTGCCGGGATCACAAGTTGCATGTTGACTTTAGG GGGTCTGTATGA
- the Mrps18b gene encoding 28S ribosomal protein S18b, mitochondrial, translating to MCDKMAASLRHTLLRLYPSLLRSSYVAQVPLQTLCTRSPPEDASSSLPVSPFENEPWKYLDSEEYQNRYGSRPVWADYRRNHKGGVPPQRTRKTCIRKDKVAGNPCPICRDHKLHVDFRNVKLLEQFVCAHTGIIFHAPYTGVCMKQHKKLTQAIQKAREYGLLSYYVPQVEPRDADLRTVHGAVSVTPPAPTLLSGEPWYPWYSWQQPPERELSRLRRLYQGNLLEASGPPPESMPEMPSTAPAEASTEQTGSQSA from the exons ATGTGCGACAAGATGGCTGCCTCCTTGCGGCACACGCTGCTAAGGCTGTATCCTTCACTCTTACGAAGTTCCTATGTAGCTCAG GTTCCCCTCCAGACTCTCTGCACCAGAAGCCCACCTGAAGATGCTTCATCCTCACTTCCCGTCTCCCCTTTTGAGAACGAACCTTGGAAATACCTGGATTCAGAAG AATACCAGAACCGCTATGGCTCTCGCCCTGTTTGGGCTGACTACCGCCGCAACCACAAAGGTGGTGTGCCACCACAGCGGACCCGAAAGACATGCATT cgTAAGGATAAAGTGGCTGGGAATCCTTGCCCCATCTGCCGGGATCACAAGTTGCATGTTGACTTTAGG AATGTGAAACTCTTGGAACAGTTTGTTTGTGCCCACACGGGTATCATCTTCCATGCCCCATATACAG GGGTCTGTATGAAGCAGCACAAGAAGCTGACCCAGGCCATCCAGAAAGCCAGGGAGTATG GTCTTCTCAGTTACTACGTTCCCCAGGTTGAGCCCCGAGATGCTGACCTTCGCACTGTACATGGAGCTGTCAGTGTGACTCCACCAGCCCCCACGTTGTTGTCGGGTGAACCTTGGTACCCGTGGTACAGCTGGCAACAGCCACCAGAGAGAGAGCTCTCTCGCCTTCGCCGGCTCTATCAAGGAAATCTCCTGGAAGCAAGTGGCCCCCCACCTGAGTCAATGCCTGAGATGCCCTCTACAGCACCAGCAGAAGCCTCCACTGAGCAGACCGGATCCCAGAGTGCTTAG